AACTAATATCAAAACCTGGTTCTCCTAATTTCATCAAGACTTCCTTCCCATTCAATTTTACCTTCAAATTTTAAAAAATTTTTTTTCTTTCTTCTTTCAATTAACTCTTTTAAAGCTAGATTTACTAATTCTTTTTTTGTCTTAACTCCTGTCAATTTCATTCCTTCTTCAACAAGTTTATCATCTAAAACAATATTGGTTCTCATAACTACCTCTATACACATAAATGTTAATGTTCATGTGTATGAATATCAAATAATTATCATCATGTCAAGAAAGAATAATTTTCCAAAAATCCTTGCTTACCATAAAGAAATCTGCAACTGTGCTAAAACATAAATATTCAAAATAACTTGCGATTTTT
The Candidatus Desulfofervidus auxilii genome window above contains:
- a CDS encoding type II toxin-antitoxin system VapB family antitoxin; its protein translation is MRTNIVLDDKLVEEGMKLTGVKTKKELVNLALKELIERRKKKNFLKFEGKIEWEGSLDEIRRTRF